A genomic stretch from Heliangelus exortis chromosome 23, bHelExo1.hap1, whole genome shotgun sequence includes:
- the DDI2 gene encoding protein DDI1 homolog 2 isoform X2 has protein sequence MLLANPHELSLLKERNPPLAEALLSGDLEKFTRVLLEQQQDRARREQERIRLYSADPFDLEAQAKIEEDIRQQNIEENMTIAMEEAPESFGQVVMLYINCKVNGHPVKAFVDSGAQMTIMSQACAERCNIMRLVDRRWAGIAKGVGTQKIIGRVHLAQVQIEGDFLACSFSILEEQPMDMLLGLDMLKRHQCSIDLKKNVLVIGTTGSQTTFLPEGELPECARLAYGAGREEARPEEIADWELAEAIQKSVEEAENSDKETTSLEMPSLPASDGFQNPVQSSGLNSKICNPTNQLLDRSVSAPASICSSESSLTEPIDPRVLSNFESPTECQITPEKEHPLLLQHLSSNTSLANKDPSPQTGEVTCHNPVCLSQKTLKETFIADSLKECNAEEQGCGQEHPLEVTEGNSLADSAAEHGQNKDGCLSSEEKQKHELPIDHQACKEPEKEHLEKQTEATDPEPPCHNDGVEQPVAEEVSQAENPPPETRGEGQEKAGLPSSQMSASCSCAHLETFMEVDAVEQPVVEVHSSANEQKQQAGNRSVADLNLDAFSMEVELLKSASPSSDLLSTGDVPQSKSMSEIPAKSNEVSEDSSSPSRILQLDTDPGRPSEESCFSLASSLKELHKLLILSRRGGCKILASEEVSQLEMVHKEPATPQNGLSDDEQKGSDPASQEQSCSFCEERCEGGKAEGKHPCDSGTEDISPGSASHVHSALGEGVLEGQKFSGKSDEAMVSSAATSDQKQSSEQAKVLAEGYLNPTSPTSEQNTSVCSTHALAQGAPQETWSLFPEASGRSSGSASEGPCEHPLLSPPAACPGLASGASPPPAFPAADVDRILGAGFTTREALEALEQADGNADLALLILLAKGIIVPT, from the exons ATGCTGCTGGCCAACCCCCACGAGCTGTCCCTGCTGAAGGAACGCAACCCCCCCCTGGCAGAGGCCTTGCTCAGTGGAGACCTGG AGAAATTCACCAGGGTGTTGCTGGAGCAACAGCAGGACCGAGCCAGGAGGGAGCAAGAGAGGATCCGACTCTATTCAGCTGACCCTTTTGATCTTGAGGCACAGGCCAAGATAGAAGAAGACATCAG GCAGCAAAACATTGAAGAAAATATGACGATAGCAATGGAAGAGGCCCCTGAGAGTTTTGGGCAGGTGGTGATGCTGTACATTAACTGCAAAGTCAATGGACACCCAGTGAAAGCCTTTGTTGACTCAG GTGCCCAGATGACCATCATGAGCCAAGCTTGTGCTGAAAGGTGCAACATCATGAGGCTGGTGGATCGGCGGTGGGCTGGAATTGCTAAAGGTGTAGggacacagaaaataattggCAGAGTGCACTTAG CTCAGGTGCAGATTGAAGGGGATTTCTTGGCATGCTCCTTCTCAATCCTTGAAGAGCAGCCCATGGACATGCTTCTGGGACTGGATATGCTGAAGAGGCATCAG TGTTCAATTGATCTCAAGAAGAATGTCCTAGTGATTGGCACCACTGGCTCCCAGACCACCTTCCTCCCAGAGGGCGAGCTCCCGGAGTGTGCCCGGCTGGCGTACGGAGCCGGGCGGGAGGAGGCGAGGCCGGAGGAGATTGCAGACTGGGAACTAGCAGAAGCAATACAGAAATCTGTAGAGGAAGCAG AGAATAGTGACAAAGAAACTACCTCACTGGAAATGCCCTCATTACCAGCTTCTGATGGGTTTCAAAATCCAGTCCAGTCTTCAGGACTAAATTCCAAGATCTGTAATCCCACAAATCAATTACTTGATCGTTCTGTCTCTGCCCCTGCTTCAATTTGCTCATCTGAATCCAGCCTCACAGAGCCCATTGATCCCAGAGTCCTCAGCAATTTTGAGTCTCCAACTGAATGCCAGATTACCCCAGAAAAAGAACATCCTCTCTTACTACAGCATCTTTCCAGTAACACTTCCTTGGCAAATAAAGACCCTTCTCCCCAGACAGGGGAGGTAACCTGTCACAATCCAGTTTGCCTTTCTCAGAAGACActcaaagaaacatttattgCTGACAGTCTAAAGGAATGTAATGCTGAAGAACAAGGCTGTGGTCAGGAACATCCTTTGGAAGTGACAGAAGGCAACAGTTTGGCTGACAGTGCAGCTGAGCACGGGCAAAATAAAGATGGATGTCTGTCttcagaagagaagcagaagcacGAGCTTCCCATAGACCACCAGGCCTGCAAAGAACCAGAGAAGGAGCATCTGGAGAAGCAAACTGAGGCAACTGACCCAGAACCTCCTTGCCATAATGATGGGGTTGAGCAACCTGTTGCAGAAGAAGTCAGCCAGGCAGAAAATCCTCCTCCAGAAACaagaggagaggggcaggagaaagCAGGTCTTCCGAGTAGCCAGATGTCAGCCTCCTGTAGCTGTGCACATCTGGAAACCTTCATGGAAGTTGATGCAGTTGAGCAGCCTGTAGTTGAAGTGCACAGCTCAGCAAatgagcagaagcagcaggctGGGAACAGAAGTGTGGCTGACCTGAACTTGGATGCTTTTTCCATGGAGGTGGAGTTGCTGAAGTCTGCATCCCCCTCGAGTGATCTGCTTTCCACTGGTGATGTCCCACAGTCTAAAAGCATGAGTGAAATTCCTGCAAAGTCTAATGAGGTGTCTGAAGACAGCTCCTCCCCCTCCAGAATCCTTCAGCTGGACACGGATCCAGGAAGACCTTCAGAAGAATCATGTTTCTCTCTAGCATCGTCCTTGAAAGAGCTGCACAAACTCCTGATTCTCAGTCGGAGAGGAGGATGTAAAATCCTTGCCTCTGAAGAAGTCTCTCAGCTAGAAATGGTTCACAAAGAGCCAGCAACACCACAGAATGGACTTTCTGATGATGAGCAGAAAGGCTCAGATCCAGCCAGCCAGGAACAGAGCTGTTCCTTCTGTGAGGAGAGGTGTGAAggtggaaaagcagaggggaaaCATCCTTGTGATTCTGGCACAGAAGACATCAGCCCTGGGTCTGCCAGCCACGTGCACTCAGCTCTTGGAGAAGGTGTTTTAGAGGGTCAGAAGTTTTCAGGTAAGAGTGATGAGGCCATGGTGAGTTCTGCAGCAACATCTGACCAGaaacagagctctgagcaggCAAAGGTTTTGGCAGAAGGTTATTTGAATCCAACGAGTCCTACTTCAGAGCAAAACACCTCTGTTTGCTCTACACATGCTTTGGCTCAAGGTGCACCTCAAGAAACTTGGAGCCTGTTTCCAGAAGCATCTGGGAGAAGCAGTGGTTCTGCTTCTGAAGGTCCATGTGAACATCCACTGCTGAGCCCACCAGCTGCCTGTCCTGGACTTGCCTCAGGTGCTTCTCCACCCCctgctttccctgcagctgATGTTGATCGGATCCTTGGTGCTGGTTTTACCACACGGGAAGCTCTTGAGGCTTTGGAACAAGCAGATGGAAATGCAGATCTTGCTCTTCTCATTTTGTTAGCCAAGGGTATCATCGTTCCTACATAA
- the DDI2 gene encoding protein DDI1 homolog 2 isoform X1 produces the protein MLLTVFCLRRDRSELTFSLQVDADFELQNFRALCELESGIPAAESQIVYAEQPLTDNNRSLASYGLKDGDVVILRQKETVEPRPSVRFQGLPKIDFSSIAVPGTSSQQHPPAPPQRPRPSPPDAPSFPQALDNPALLREMLLANPHELSLLKERNPPLAEALLSGDLEKFTRVLLEQQQDRARREQERIRLYSADPFDLEAQAKIEEDIRQQNIEENMTIAMEEAPESFGQVVMLYINCKVNGHPVKAFVDSGAQMTIMSQACAERCNIMRLVDRRWAGIAKGVGTQKIIGRVHLAQVQIEGDFLACSFSILEEQPMDMLLGLDMLKRHQCSIDLKKNVLVIGTTGSQTTFLPEGELPECARLAYGAGREEARPEEIADWELAEAIQKSVEEAENSDKETTSLEMPSLPASDGFQNPVQSSGLNSKICNPTNQLLDRSVSAPASICSSESSLTEPIDPRVLSNFESPTECQITPEKEHPLLLQHLSSNTSLANKDPSPQTGEVTCHNPVCLSQKTLKETFIADSLKECNAEEQGCGQEHPLEVTEGNSLADSAAEHGQNKDGCLSSEEKQKHELPIDHQACKEPEKEHLEKQTEATDPEPPCHNDGVEQPVAEEVSQAENPPPETRGEGQEKAGLPSSQMSASCSCAHLETFMEVDAVEQPVVEVHSSANEQKQQAGNRSVADLNLDAFSMEVELLKSASPSSDLLSTGDVPQSKSMSEIPAKSNEVSEDSSSPSRILQLDTDPGRPSEESCFSLASSLKELHKLLILSRRGGCKILASEEVSQLEMVHKEPATPQNGLSDDEQKGSDPASQEQSCSFCEERCEGGKAEGKHPCDSGTEDISPGSASHVHSALGEGVLEGQKFSGKSDEAMVSSAATSDQKQSSEQAKVLAEGYLNPTSPTSEQNTSVCSTHALAQGAPQETWSLFPEASGRSSGSASEGPCEHPLLSPPAACPGLASGASPPPAFPAADVDRILGAGFTTREALEALEQADGNADLALLILLAKGIIVPT, from the exons ATGCTGCTCACCGTGTTCTGCCTGCGCCGCGACCGCAGCGAGCTCACTTTCTCCCTTCAAGTGGACGCCGACTTCGAACTTCAGAACTTCCGGGCTCTCTGCGAACTGGAGTCTGGTATCCCGGCGGCCGAGAGCCAG ATCGTCTATGCCGAGCAGCCCCTCACTGACAACAACAGATCTTTGGCTTCCTATGGCTTGAAAGATGGGGATGTGGTGATTTTGAGACAGAAAGAGACCGTAGAGCCTCGACCCTCCGTCCGCTTCCAAG GTTTACCCAAGATAGACTTCAGCAGCATTGCTGTCCCTGGGAcatccagccagcagcaccccccagcaccaccccagcGTCCCCGTCCCTCTCCTCCGGatgctccctccttccctcaggCTCTGGATAACCCGGCACTGCTGCGGGAGATGCTGCTGGCCAACCCCCACGAGCTGTCCCTGCTGAAGGAACGCAACCCCCCCCTGGCAGAGGCCTTGCTCAGTGGAGACCTGG AGAAATTCACCAGGGTGTTGCTGGAGCAACAGCAGGACCGAGCCAGGAGGGAGCAAGAGAGGATCCGACTCTATTCAGCTGACCCTTTTGATCTTGAGGCACAGGCCAAGATAGAAGAAGACATCAG GCAGCAAAACATTGAAGAAAATATGACGATAGCAATGGAAGAGGCCCCTGAGAGTTTTGGGCAGGTGGTGATGCTGTACATTAACTGCAAAGTCAATGGACACCCAGTGAAAGCCTTTGTTGACTCAG GTGCCCAGATGACCATCATGAGCCAAGCTTGTGCTGAAAGGTGCAACATCATGAGGCTGGTGGATCGGCGGTGGGCTGGAATTGCTAAAGGTGTAGggacacagaaaataattggCAGAGTGCACTTAG CTCAGGTGCAGATTGAAGGGGATTTCTTGGCATGCTCCTTCTCAATCCTTGAAGAGCAGCCCATGGACATGCTTCTGGGACTGGATATGCTGAAGAGGCATCAG TGTTCAATTGATCTCAAGAAGAATGTCCTAGTGATTGGCACCACTGGCTCCCAGACCACCTTCCTCCCAGAGGGCGAGCTCCCGGAGTGTGCCCGGCTGGCGTACGGAGCCGGGCGGGAGGAGGCGAGGCCGGAGGAGATTGCAGACTGGGAACTAGCAGAAGCAATACAGAAATCTGTAGAGGAAGCAG AGAATAGTGACAAAGAAACTACCTCACTGGAAATGCCCTCATTACCAGCTTCTGATGGGTTTCAAAATCCAGTCCAGTCTTCAGGACTAAATTCCAAGATCTGTAATCCCACAAATCAATTACTTGATCGTTCTGTCTCTGCCCCTGCTTCAATTTGCTCATCTGAATCCAGCCTCACAGAGCCCATTGATCCCAGAGTCCTCAGCAATTTTGAGTCTCCAACTGAATGCCAGATTACCCCAGAAAAAGAACATCCTCTCTTACTACAGCATCTTTCCAGTAACACTTCCTTGGCAAATAAAGACCCTTCTCCCCAGACAGGGGAGGTAACCTGTCACAATCCAGTTTGCCTTTCTCAGAAGACActcaaagaaacatttattgCTGACAGTCTAAAGGAATGTAATGCTGAAGAACAAGGCTGTGGTCAGGAACATCCTTTGGAAGTGACAGAAGGCAACAGTTTGGCTGACAGTGCAGCTGAGCACGGGCAAAATAAAGATGGATGTCTGTCttcagaagagaagcagaagcacGAGCTTCCCATAGACCACCAGGCCTGCAAAGAACCAGAGAAGGAGCATCTGGAGAAGCAAACTGAGGCAACTGACCCAGAACCTCCTTGCCATAATGATGGGGTTGAGCAACCTGTTGCAGAAGAAGTCAGCCAGGCAGAAAATCCTCCTCCAGAAACaagaggagaggggcaggagaaagCAGGTCTTCCGAGTAGCCAGATGTCAGCCTCCTGTAGCTGTGCACATCTGGAAACCTTCATGGAAGTTGATGCAGTTGAGCAGCCTGTAGTTGAAGTGCACAGCTCAGCAAatgagcagaagcagcaggctGGGAACAGAAGTGTGGCTGACCTGAACTTGGATGCTTTTTCCATGGAGGTGGAGTTGCTGAAGTCTGCATCCCCCTCGAGTGATCTGCTTTCCACTGGTGATGTCCCACAGTCTAAAAGCATGAGTGAAATTCCTGCAAAGTCTAATGAGGTGTCTGAAGACAGCTCCTCCCCCTCCAGAATCCTTCAGCTGGACACGGATCCAGGAAGACCTTCAGAAGAATCATGTTTCTCTCTAGCATCGTCCTTGAAAGAGCTGCACAAACTCCTGATTCTCAGTCGGAGAGGAGGATGTAAAATCCTTGCCTCTGAAGAAGTCTCTCAGCTAGAAATGGTTCACAAAGAGCCAGCAACACCACAGAATGGACTTTCTGATGATGAGCAGAAAGGCTCAGATCCAGCCAGCCAGGAACAGAGCTGTTCCTTCTGTGAGGAGAGGTGTGAAggtggaaaagcagaggggaaaCATCCTTGTGATTCTGGCACAGAAGACATCAGCCCTGGGTCTGCCAGCCACGTGCACTCAGCTCTTGGAGAAGGTGTTTTAGAGGGTCAGAAGTTTTCAGGTAAGAGTGATGAGGCCATGGTGAGTTCTGCAGCAACATCTGACCAGaaacagagctctgagcaggCAAAGGTTTTGGCAGAAGGTTATTTGAATCCAACGAGTCCTACTTCAGAGCAAAACACCTCTGTTTGCTCTACACATGCTTTGGCTCAAGGTGCACCTCAAGAAACTTGGAGCCTGTTTCCAGAAGCATCTGGGAGAAGCAGTGGTTCTGCTTCTGAAGGTCCATGTGAACATCCACTGCTGAGCCCACCAGCTGCCTGTCCTGGACTTGCCTCAGGTGCTTCTCCACCCCctgctttccctgcagctgATGTTGATCGGATCCTTGGTGCTGGTTTTACCACACGGGAAGCTCTTGAGGCTTTGGAACAAGCAGATGGAAATGCAGATCTTGCTCTTCTCATTTTGTTAGCCAAGGGTATCATCGTTCCTACATAA
- the DDI2 gene encoding protein DDI1 homolog 2 isoform X3, producing the protein MLLTVFCLRRDRSELTFSLQVDADFELQNFRALCELESGIPAAESQIVYAEQPLTDNNRSLASYGLKDGDVVILRQKETVEPRPSVRFQGLPKIDFSSIAVPGTSSQQHPPAPPQRPRPSPPDAPSFPQALDNPALLREMLLANPHELSLLKERNPPLAEALLSGDLEKFTRVLLEQQQDRARREQERIRLYSADPFDLEAQAKIEEDIRQQNIEENMTIAMEEAPESFGQVVMLYINCKVNGHPVKAFVDSGAQMTIMSQACAERCNIMRLVDRRWAGIAKGVGTQKIIGRVHLAQVQIEGDFLACSFSILEEQPMDMLLGLDMLKRHQCSIDLKKNVLVIGTTGSQTTFLPEGELPECARLAYGAGREEARPEEIADWELAEAIQKSVEEAGGTSKTK; encoded by the exons ATGCTGCTCACCGTGTTCTGCCTGCGCCGCGACCGCAGCGAGCTCACTTTCTCCCTTCAAGTGGACGCCGACTTCGAACTTCAGAACTTCCGGGCTCTCTGCGAACTGGAGTCTGGTATCCCGGCGGCCGAGAGCCAG ATCGTCTATGCCGAGCAGCCCCTCACTGACAACAACAGATCTTTGGCTTCCTATGGCTTGAAAGATGGGGATGTGGTGATTTTGAGACAGAAAGAGACCGTAGAGCCTCGACCCTCCGTCCGCTTCCAAG GTTTACCCAAGATAGACTTCAGCAGCATTGCTGTCCCTGGGAcatccagccagcagcaccccccagcaccaccccagcGTCCCCGTCCCTCTCCTCCGGatgctccctccttccctcaggCTCTGGATAACCCGGCACTGCTGCGGGAGATGCTGCTGGCCAACCCCCACGAGCTGTCCCTGCTGAAGGAACGCAACCCCCCCCTGGCAGAGGCCTTGCTCAGTGGAGACCTGG AGAAATTCACCAGGGTGTTGCTGGAGCAACAGCAGGACCGAGCCAGGAGGGAGCAAGAGAGGATCCGACTCTATTCAGCTGACCCTTTTGATCTTGAGGCACAGGCCAAGATAGAAGAAGACATCAG GCAGCAAAACATTGAAGAAAATATGACGATAGCAATGGAAGAGGCCCCTGAGAGTTTTGGGCAGGTGGTGATGCTGTACATTAACTGCAAAGTCAATGGACACCCAGTGAAAGCCTTTGTTGACTCAG GTGCCCAGATGACCATCATGAGCCAAGCTTGTGCTGAAAGGTGCAACATCATGAGGCTGGTGGATCGGCGGTGGGCTGGAATTGCTAAAGGTGTAGggacacagaaaataattggCAGAGTGCACTTAG CTCAGGTGCAGATTGAAGGGGATTTCTTGGCATGCTCCTTCTCAATCCTTGAAGAGCAGCCCATGGACATGCTTCTGGGACTGGATATGCTGAAGAGGCATCAG TGTTCAATTGATCTCAAGAAGAATGTCCTAGTGATTGGCACCACTGGCTCCCAGACCACCTTCCTCCCAGAGGGCGAGCTCCCGGAGTGTGCCCGGCTGGCGTACGGAGCCGGGCGGGAGGAGGCGAGGCCGGAGGAGATTGCAGACTGGGAACTAGCAGAAGCAATACAGAAATCTGTAGAGGAAGCAG GTGGTACcagcaaaaccaaatga
- the DDI2 gene encoding protein DDI1 homolog 2 isoform X4 has product MLLTVFCLRRDRSELTFSLQVDADFELQNFRALCELESGIPAAESQIVYAEQPLTDNNRSLASYGLKDGDVVILRQKETVEPRPSVRFQGLPKIDFSSIAVPGTSSQQHPPAPPQRPRPSPPDAPSFPQALDNPALLREMLLANPHELSLLKERNPPLAEALLSGDLEKFTRVLLEQQQDRARREQERIRLYSADPFDLEAQAKIEEDIRQQNIEENMTIAMEEAPESFGQVVMLYINCKVNGHPVKAFVDSGAQMTIMSQACAERCNIMRLVDRRWAGIAKGVGTQKIIGRVHLAQVQIEGDFLACSFSILEEQPMDMLLGLDMLKRHQCSIDLKKNVLVIGTTGSQTTFLPEGELPECARLAYGAGREEARPEEIADWELAEAIQKSVEEAERQKP; this is encoded by the exons ATGCTGCTCACCGTGTTCTGCCTGCGCCGCGACCGCAGCGAGCTCACTTTCTCCCTTCAAGTGGACGCCGACTTCGAACTTCAGAACTTCCGGGCTCTCTGCGAACTGGAGTCTGGTATCCCGGCGGCCGAGAGCCAG ATCGTCTATGCCGAGCAGCCCCTCACTGACAACAACAGATCTTTGGCTTCCTATGGCTTGAAAGATGGGGATGTGGTGATTTTGAGACAGAAAGAGACCGTAGAGCCTCGACCCTCCGTCCGCTTCCAAG GTTTACCCAAGATAGACTTCAGCAGCATTGCTGTCCCTGGGAcatccagccagcagcaccccccagcaccaccccagcGTCCCCGTCCCTCTCCTCCGGatgctccctccttccctcaggCTCTGGATAACCCGGCACTGCTGCGGGAGATGCTGCTGGCCAACCCCCACGAGCTGTCCCTGCTGAAGGAACGCAACCCCCCCCTGGCAGAGGCCTTGCTCAGTGGAGACCTGG AGAAATTCACCAGGGTGTTGCTGGAGCAACAGCAGGACCGAGCCAGGAGGGAGCAAGAGAGGATCCGACTCTATTCAGCTGACCCTTTTGATCTTGAGGCACAGGCCAAGATAGAAGAAGACATCAG GCAGCAAAACATTGAAGAAAATATGACGATAGCAATGGAAGAGGCCCCTGAGAGTTTTGGGCAGGTGGTGATGCTGTACATTAACTGCAAAGTCAATGGACACCCAGTGAAAGCCTTTGTTGACTCAG GTGCCCAGATGACCATCATGAGCCAAGCTTGTGCTGAAAGGTGCAACATCATGAGGCTGGTGGATCGGCGGTGGGCTGGAATTGCTAAAGGTGTAGggacacagaaaataattggCAGAGTGCACTTAG CTCAGGTGCAGATTGAAGGGGATTTCTTGGCATGCTCCTTCTCAATCCTTGAAGAGCAGCCCATGGACATGCTTCTGGGACTGGATATGCTGAAGAGGCATCAG TGTTCAATTGATCTCAAGAAGAATGTCCTAGTGATTGGCACCACTGGCTCCCAGACCACCTTCCTCCCAGAGGGCGAGCTCCCGGAGTGTGCCCGGCTGGCGTACGGAGCCGGGCGGGAGGAGGCGAGGCCGGAGGAGATTGCAGACTGGGAACTAGCAGAAGCAATACAGAAATCTGTAGAGGAAGCAG AACGTCAGAAGCCTTGA